CCTTTATATAACCATCATCTCTACTTTTAAATGGCGGCGGACTAGGCTGGGGGGTTCGGCGTCCCCTGTAACCCGAAACCGTCGATATGCGGGGGCCGAAGCCCGAGGGGCGGTTCCTGAATCCAGCGGCGGAAGCCGGGGTAAACGATGAGCCCTCGTCCCACGGGGCCGGCGGTGGGCGGGGCGGAGCTGAAGGGCTCCGCTAACGCCCTTTGCCCGCCGAACCCCGCAAGGCCCGGAAGGGAGCAGCGGTAGGCGGGACGTTCGGCGCTCGTGGGGTAGCGGGGGCGAGGGAGTCCCGGTGGAAGCCGCTGGAGGAGGGTTCCCACCCTCGGGCGCGTCCGCCGCCGTAAGAATTTTTGTGTTTTACAATTAGTGAGGCAAAACTTATTAAACAATAGCCCCTCCTTTAGCACTTAGGTGTAAAAAATGCTGAGCATTGAAGTTGCCAAACTTAAACTTGAGAATCCCCTCATCTTAGCTTCTGGTATCGCAGATATGACTCCAGACTTACTTAGGCGAGCACACAAGGAAGGGGCTGGAGCTGTTGTGACAAAGTCAATTGGGATTGAACCGAGAAAAGGCTACGAAAATCCAACGATAGTTGAGCTTCCTTACGGTCTGATTAACGCTATGGGACTTCCAAATCCTGGATGGGAAGCGTTTTATGAAGAATTCAAAAATGAGAAATTTGATTTCCCTGTAATAGTCTCAATCTTCGGAAAAGATGAGAGAGAGTTTGCTTTTCTTGCTGAAAAGCTGGACGAAGTTGCAGATGCTTTTGAGCTCAACTTAAGTTGCCCTCATGCTAAGGGCTATGGCATGGAAATTGGACAGAACCCAGAGATGGTGTACAAGGTCGTTAAAGCCGTCAAAGACACCACGGATAAGCCAGTAATAGCGAAGTTAACCCCAAATATTGATGATATAACAAAAATCGGGCTGGCAGCAGAAAGAGCAGAAGCTGATGCCGTTTCAGCCATTAACACAGTCAAAGCTGTTGCAATTGATATCTACGCAAGAAGACCAATTTTGAGCAACAAAGTGGGTGGCTACTCTGGGCCAGGAATCAAGCCAATTGCCCTGAGAGCTGTGTATGATTTGGCAAAATCTCTTGATATCGATATCATTGGAGTTGGAGGAATAACGACATGGCAGGATGCCGTTGAGTTCTTAATGGCGGGTGCAAAGGCTCTGCAGATTGGAACTGCAGTCTCATTGAGAGGATTTAAAGTTTTTAAAGAAATTAATGAAGGAATAGGGAGATTTTTAAATGAGGAAGGGTTTAATAGCATAGAGGAGATAGTAGGGATAGCCCTGGAGGGATAAAAATGAGGAGAGCAGTTGTCTTATTCAGCGGCGGTTTAGATTCAACAGCTTGCCTGTACTGGGCAAAGAAAAATTATGATGAAG
Above is a genomic segment from Thermococcus sp. SY098 containing:
- a CDS encoding dihydroorotate dehydrogenase; amino-acid sequence: MLSIEVAKLKLENPLILASGIADMTPDLLRRAHKEGAGAVVTKSIGIEPRKGYENPTIVELPYGLINAMGLPNPGWEAFYEEFKNEKFDFPVIVSIFGKDEREFAFLAEKLDEVADAFELNLSCPHAKGYGMEIGQNPEMVYKVVKAVKDTTDKPVIAKLTPNIDDITKIGLAAERAEADAVSAINTVKAVAIDIYARRPILSNKVGGYSGPGIKPIALRAVYDLAKSLDIDIIGVGGITTWQDAVEFLMAGAKALQIGTAVSLRGFKVFKEINEGIGRFLNEEGFNSIEEIVGIALEG